Below is a genomic region from Leptolyngbyaceae cyanobacterium.
ATTGTTATTTAAACTCTTCGCTAAATATGCAACATATTCCTTATTCACGACAAAAGTAAAATTTAGCACTCGCTGAACGTGCGCCAGCAAATCCACACCCTCGATCGGCAGTACTACTTTTACTTCATCGTTAATCAAATCGGGATGTTCCGAAGCAAAAGCATTGATACCCGCCGCAAAAGCATCTAGATACTCGCGAAAATGGGGATTTTGCGAATCGTACCAAACGCGGGCGCGTTCTGGAACTCCCATCGATCGCACCCATCGATCGGACTCCAGATATTTTTCTCCCCAATATTCTGCCGCCCGTCCTCTTGCTTGACCGTACAAACGCAAAATCAGATTGCCATGACTTTGCATTTGCGCCCAACCAAAAGCATAAAAGGATGAGAGTACATCCTTAGAGTAGATGTGCGGTACGCCATAGGTATCCCACAGTATTTCAGTAGATGTCGTCGGCAAACTGAAACTACCGTTTCCTACTATCAAAGCCAGGATAAAACCTAGTAGCAACGGTAAAAGCCGGAATAATTTTCTTTTCAAGGGAAAGGGGAAAGGGAAAGGGAAAGGGAAAGGGAAAGGGAAAGGGGAAAGGGGGAAATTTTGTAACTCCTGACTCCAGAATTCTGAATTCTGGATTCTTTCATTGCTTCTGAGTCGCGATCGCTAATTTTGCCCCTTTGACTCGCCGCAAGCGATCCATTACTGCAACGACGCGACCGTGATCGACAGCTTTATCGGCATTTAAAACCACTAAAGATTCCGTATTAGGTTGAATTTTTTGACGGAGTGCCGATTCTAACTGTTCTATATCGGTTAATTGACGATCGAGCGCGATCGTACCGTCAGCAGTAATCGATACATTAATCTGAGAGGTTTTTTGCGGTTGAGCGGTGGAAGCTTGCGGTAAATTAACTGGCAATCCTTCAGAATATACCAACGAAAGAGACGAAATAATGAAGTAAGCCAAAATCGAGAAAATCACGTCAATCATAGACGTGATATTAATTTCCATGCGGCTTTCTGACTCATCGGGTAGTCGCATATGTTTCTCCTTGTTCGTATTGACGGCGATAGAGTAATTCCAACTGACCGCCGTATTCTTGAATCATGGCTAGCTGTCTTATGTAAAAGCTGCGAAACGTATTCGCAAACATCAGCGTTGTAATTGCTACCACTAATCCCATCACTGTTGAAATTAGCGCTTCACTAATACCACCTGTAACGTTGGCACTTTTCGCTCCCGCCGCCTCTCCTAATCTGAGAGAAGAAAAAGCCGTCATCAATCCTAAAACCGTTCCTAATAGTCCCAGTAAGGGAGAAATGGCGATAATTGTTTCAAAAACCGTACTAAAACGTTTAAATGTCGGTATTTCTGCTTGTGCGGCACTTTCCAAAGCGAGACGAAATTCTTCTGGAGTCGGACGATCTAACTCTAAGGCTTCTAGAAAAATGCGAGCGATCGGCAAATCCGCATTCTGTTTGAGTATGTTAATGGCGGTAGATGGCTTTTGCGGATATAGCTTCAAAACCTCTCTTACTACCCGACTTTGGCGGCGATGCACCCGAAACCAAAACAACGATCGTTCTGCAATCAGTGCCAGTCCCGCGATCGAAAACACTAGTAATGGCCAAGCGACGATACCGCCAGCCAGAAAAAACTCGATAGCATTCATTTACTTTTACTTTC
It encodes:
- a CDS encoding MotA/TolQ/ExbB proton channel family protein; protein product: MNAIEFFLAGGIVAWPLLVFSIAGLALIAERSLFWFRVHRRQSRVVREVLKLYPQKPSTAINILKQNADLPIARIFLEALELDRPTPEEFRLALESAAQAEIPTFKRFSTVFETIIAISPLLGLLGTVLGLMTAFSSLRLGEAAGAKSANVTGGISEALISTVMGLVVAITTLMFANTFRSFYIRQLAMIQEYGGQLELLYRRQYEQGETYATTR
- a CDS encoding biopolymer transporter ExbD, which codes for MRLPDESESRMEINITSMIDVIFSILAYFIISSLSLVYSEGLPVNLPQASTAQPQKTSQINVSITADGTIALDRQLTDIEQLESALRQKIQPNTESLVVLNADKAVDHGRVVAVMDRLRRVKGAKLAIATQKQ